One Candidatus Methylomirabilota bacterium genomic region harbors:
- the rpsU gene encoding 30S ribosomal protein S21 — MKVEVVDNQVESALKVLKKRMQKEGLFQEMKRRAHYEKPSVKRKRKQAQARKKRRRALQRARSWEGND; from the coding sequence GTGAAGGTCGAGGTCGTCGACAACCAGGTCGAGTCCGCGCTGAAGGTGCTCAAGAAGCGCATGCAGAAGGAAGGGCTCTTTCAGGAGATGAAGCGGCGCGCGCATTACGAGAAGCCGTCGGTCAAGCGGAAGAGAAAGCAGGCCCAGGCCCGGAAGAAGCGTCGGCGGGCGCTCCAGCGCGCCCGTTCCTGGGAAGGGAACGACTAG
- a CDS encoding RNA-binding protein, translating to MGHKLFIGGLSFSTSSERLRELFAQAGGVESATVVTDRDTGRSRGFGFVEMATAEEADAAVKKFNGQEVDGRTLKVERAKPAGSGGGGRSGGGYRGGGDGRNRW from the coding sequence ATGGGGCACAAGCTTTTCATCGGAGGTTTGTCTTTTTCCACGTCCAGCGAGCGTCTGCGCGAGCTGTTCGCTCAGGCCGGCGGGGTTGAATCGGCCACGGTGGTGACGGACCGCGACACCGGGCGCTCGCGCGGCTTCGGCTTCGTCGAGATGGCGACGGCCGAGGAGGCAGACGCGGCGGTGAAGAAGTTCAACGGCCAGGAAGTGGATGGCCGGACGCTGAAGGTCGAGCGCGCCAAACCCGCGGGCTCGGGGGGCGGCGGTCGAAGCGGCGGCGGCTACCGGGGCGGCGGAGACGGTAGGAATCGCTGGTAA
- a CDS encoding LuxR C-terminal-related transcriptional regulator, translating to LATVRNHVQNLLGKLGVHSRLQAVAHATNHGLL from the coding sequence CTGGCCACCGTCCGCAACCACGTGCAGAATCTCCTGGGCAAGCTCGGCGTGCACAGCCGCCTGCAGGCAGTCGCGCACGCCACCAATCACGGCCTGCTCTAA